Proteins encoded together in one Planctopirus ephydatiae window:
- the lepB gene encoding signal peptidase I, which translates to MFQTSTHDRNRRSPQPMVTTFGHGPLRTTVECVVALLLAVLLFRTFAAEGFMISTGSMAPTLLGFHKRVACPKCGELFAYGTAWDESANHLAASSSEFEVEQSICPNCSQQGIDLSHVPRNHGDQLLVNKQAYLWNSPQRWEIAVFRNPNLPTEAYVKRIVGLPGEAVSIRHGDLWINGEIARKPLAVQRTIWIPVYHQEHRATHDNSFQDRWVSTDGWLEPTSNLRGWRSSPTTFLFRELTAGVATEALPAVSSDSEQNTTSQPAGQTAVAAESSISWIEYQHWVRSGGTHITTVTLEEWPSDLQLATLPPSGLKYDSKTKKLSCFGVLPDDVVSFLRTNSQNLVFLQAIDKLKAASHLAPITDHYGYNPAANSMEPNSVRDIAFVGELSLPQEQGHFFIQLTDGLERYTLDFDSQRESVRLFLEGTDRPLRVGPWSPPERGQSVRIEASKIDRQMALAIDGHEVFPAWPIAAVPPGAESPRSPVRFGALSGTVRISNPTLYRDVFYTFQRSRHAVNRPYPLGPEEFFVLGDNSPVSHDSRQWEKPGVHRKLLVGKPFLVHLPSQPGRLKIGDHEWLLRLPDFDRVRFLR; encoded by the coding sequence ATGTTCCAAACTTCAACGCATGATCGCAACCGCCGATCGCCTCAACCGATGGTCACGACCTTCGGCCACGGGCCGTTGCGTACCACTGTTGAGTGTGTGGTGGCTCTGTTATTGGCCGTATTGCTGTTTCGAACCTTTGCGGCAGAAGGCTTTATGATCTCCACGGGGTCGATGGCCCCGACATTACTCGGTTTTCATAAACGGGTGGCCTGCCCCAAATGCGGTGAATTGTTTGCCTATGGAACTGCCTGGGATGAATCGGCCAATCACCTGGCAGCCAGTTCATCGGAGTTTGAGGTGGAACAATCGATCTGCCCCAATTGCAGCCAGCAGGGGATCGATCTCAGCCATGTCCCGAGAAATCATGGTGATCAACTGCTGGTCAACAAACAGGCCTATCTGTGGAACTCTCCGCAAAGGTGGGAGATTGCGGTCTTTCGTAATCCCAATCTTCCCACAGAAGCCTACGTCAAACGGATTGTCGGTCTTCCCGGGGAAGCGGTTTCAATTCGACACGGGGATCTTTGGATCAACGGCGAAATCGCCCGTAAACCACTCGCTGTGCAGCGGACCATATGGATTCCTGTCTATCATCAGGAACATCGCGCCACTCACGACAATAGCTTTCAGGATCGCTGGGTTAGCACGGATGGCTGGCTGGAGCCGACTTCCAATCTTCGTGGCTGGAGAAGTTCGCCCACCACTTTTCTTTTTCGAGAACTTACAGCAGGTGTCGCCACTGAGGCTCTTCCTGCTGTAAGTTCTGATTCTGAACAAAATACAACATCTCAACCTGCTGGCCAGACGGCTGTGGCTGCAGAATCCTCCATTTCATGGATCGAGTACCAGCACTGGGTGCGTTCCGGTGGGACTCATATCACCACGGTCACTCTCGAAGAGTGGCCGAGCGATCTTCAACTGGCCACACTTCCCCCCTCGGGTTTGAAATACGACTCGAAAACTAAAAAACTCTCCTGCTTTGGTGTCCTCCCCGATGATGTCGTGTCATTTTTAAGGACAAACTCGCAGAACCTCGTCTTTCTGCAGGCGATCGACAAATTGAAGGCCGCCTCTCACCTGGCTCCTATCACGGATCATTACGGCTACAACCCAGCCGCCAACTCCATGGAACCAAATTCTGTCCGCGACATTGCCTTTGTCGGTGAACTTTCGTTGCCGCAGGAACAGGGACACTTCTTCATTCAACTGACGGATGGTCTCGAACGATACACACTTGATTTTGATAGCCAGCGCGAATCGGTCCGGCTGTTCCTGGAGGGAACGGATCGACCACTGCGAGTGGGCCCCTGGTCTCCTCCAGAACGGGGGCAGAGTGTCCGGATTGAAGCGTCCAAGATTGACCGGCAAATGGCCCTGGCGATTGATGGGCACGAAGTCTTCCCCGCGTGGCCCATTGCGGCTGTTCCTCCGGGTGCAGAGTCACCTCGCTCACCCGTTCGATTTGGTGCACTGAGCGGAACAGTGCGAATTTCCAATCCCACGCTCTACAGGGATGTCTTCTACACGTTTCAGAGAAGTCGCCATGCGGTCAATCGCCCCTATCCACTCGGGCCAGAAGAATTCTTCGTCCTGGGTGATAACAGCCCGGTTTCGCACGACAGCCGACAGTGGGAGAAGCCGGGTGTTCATCGCAAATTGCTCGTCGGAAAGCCTTTTCTGGTCCATTTACCTTCACAGCCCGGTCGCCTGAAAATTGGTGATCATGAGTGGCTGCTCCGCCTCCCTGACTTTGATCGAGTCCGTTTTCTCAGGTAG
- a CDS encoding response regulator, translating to MNYRVLLCDDEPHVLLPLSLKFRKSGFDVQIAEHGGIAWSKILEEQPDVVITDCNMPHMSGLQLIEKIRGCEATRHLPAILLTAKGYEMDEAELQERLGVSALVVKPFSPKEVVQTAIRLLNPGGHDSVEITDLTNHFRP from the coding sequence ATGAACTACCGAGTCTTGTTATGTGATGACGAACCGCATGTGCTGTTGCCTTTGTCACTCAAGTTCCGCAAATCGGGTTTTGACGTGCAAATCGCAGAACATGGCGGAATTGCCTGGTCAAAGATTCTTGAAGAACAGCCCGATGTGGTGATCACTGATTGCAACATGCCTCATATGAGTGGCCTGCAACTCATTGAAAAGATCCGCGGGTGCGAGGCGACACGGCATCTGCCAGCCATTCTGCTGACCGCTAAAGGTTACGAAATGGATGAAGCGGAACTTCAGGAGCGGCTGGGAGTATCGGCACTGGTCGTCAAACCCTTCAGCCCGAAAGAAGTTGTGCAGACAGCGATCCGACTATTGAATCCTGGTGGACACGATTCGGTCGAGATCACAGATCTGACGAATCACTTCCGGCCATAA
- a CDS encoding glycoside hydrolase family protein codes for MISEMWQKAMHRFLLASCAVILMGQRWVIADDDLSSVPTARPWPRALTEFTPLSVEPIFKGRGLPTSQELTSQENPAWDARIRERGDILRLSSDDWRLYYTGYDGSKTGIRQLGLAHSKDGLRFERSQPEPLIPGRWVEDVCVRTQKSQKNTSSAPFLIFAEGEGDQMQWFQSQNGIEWSHLGQVDIRKRSGEPIEPGPYGTPTLWIEGNQWHLFYERRDLGIWHATSADGKVWQLVQDDPVMVCGPQDFDRLQIAANQVFRHGGMYYMVFHGSGDATTPRRWATGLARSTDLHHWEKFPGGPLRPIEENKSSGIIIHDGLRYRLYTMHDQVIVHVGPMTSD; via the coding sequence GTGATCTCTGAAATGTGGCAAAAAGCGATGCATCGATTTCTGCTGGCCAGTTGTGCGGTGATTCTCATGGGCCAGCGGTGGGTGATCGCCGACGATGACCTCTCTTCTGTGCCAACTGCACGACCTTGGCCGCGAGCACTGACAGAGTTTACGCCTCTATCCGTTGAGCCCATTTTTAAAGGTCGAGGTTTACCGACATCGCAAGAACTGACCAGCCAGGAAAATCCGGCCTGGGATGCACGAATTCGTGAACGAGGAGATATCCTGCGGCTCTCGTCTGACGACTGGCGACTGTATTACACAGGCTACGACGGTAGCAAAACCGGCATTCGACAGCTGGGATTGGCACATTCCAAAGATGGTCTGCGATTTGAACGGAGTCAGCCTGAACCATTGATTCCCGGCCGGTGGGTGGAAGATGTTTGTGTTCGTACGCAAAAGAGCCAGAAAAACACGTCCTCTGCACCTTTCCTGATATTCGCGGAAGGGGAAGGGGATCAGATGCAGTGGTTTCAATCACAAAATGGAATCGAGTGGTCGCATCTGGGACAAGTGGACATCCGCAAGAGGTCAGGTGAACCGATTGAGCCGGGTCCTTATGGGACACCCACACTTTGGATTGAAGGTAATCAATGGCACCTGTTCTACGAGCGGCGGGATCTGGGTATCTGGCACGCCACGTCTGCAGATGGCAAAGTCTGGCAACTGGTACAGGACGACCCTGTGATGGTTTGTGGGCCCCAGGATTTTGATCGCCTGCAGATTGCTGCGAATCAGGTGTTTCGTCATGGAGGGATGTACTACATGGTGTTTCACGGCTCGGGAGATGCCACCACACCTCGTCGCTGGGCGACGGGTCTGGCGCGCTCAACCGATTTGCACCATTGGGAAAAGTTTCCGGGCGGGCCACTCAGGCCGATCGAAGAGAATAAGTCGAGCGGAATCATCATTCATGATGGATTGCGCTATCGCCTCTACACCATGCATGATCAGGTGATCGTGCATGTGGGACCAATGACTTCCGATTGA
- the xseA gene encoding exodeoxyribonuclease VII large subunit, with protein sequence MPKLTVSQLSDCLREIVEMAFPRVIVTGEISGLTRASSGHVYFTLKDEASQIKAVMWRSSAIKLKFDLRDGLAVEAIGGVEVYAPRGQYQLMVERLTPQGIGPLELAFRQLHAKLAAEGLFDVARKRPLPRFPKRIAVITSPAGAAVHDILQILLRRWPGVNVVVVPVPVQGSEAAPKIAAALAMVHRLPDVDVVICGRGGGSLEDLWAFNEELVARAIAQCRIPVISAVGHETDVTIADLVADQRALTPSEAAERVIPVKAEWVQHLDQLRDRLCSSLVGLTNSRRKELEQLKKRRALAKPLEQIHRFSRELDDLETRLKQGWKRKLASLNAELESAGRALQALSPLAVLERGFSISKRVPGGELIQSVNQVQVGDQLATLVADGQILSQVLQVDADDDQ encoded by the coding sequence TTGCCCAAATTGACAGTTTCGCAGCTCTCGGATTGTCTGCGGGAAATCGTGGAAATGGCATTTCCGCGAGTGATTGTCACTGGAGAGATCTCGGGCTTAACCCGAGCCAGTTCCGGGCATGTTTATTTCACACTCAAGGACGAAGCCTCGCAGATCAAGGCGGTGATGTGGCGATCATCGGCCATCAAGTTGAAGTTCGACCTGCGCGACGGTCTGGCCGTCGAAGCAATTGGAGGTGTCGAAGTCTATGCACCGCGTGGGCAATACCAGTTGATGGTGGAGCGGCTGACGCCACAGGGGATTGGGCCCCTTGAACTGGCATTTCGTCAATTGCATGCCAAGCTCGCGGCAGAAGGTTTGTTCGATGTGGCAAGGAAGCGGCCACTGCCTCGCTTCCCCAAACGGATTGCCGTGATCACCAGTCCTGCCGGTGCGGCAGTGCATGACATTCTGCAGATCCTTCTCAGACGCTGGCCCGGCGTGAATGTGGTTGTCGTTCCCGTGCCTGTGCAGGGGTCAGAGGCTGCCCCAAAAATTGCAGCGGCATTAGCTATGGTCCACCGACTGCCGGATGTGGATGTCGTGATCTGCGGTCGCGGTGGGGGAAGCCTGGAAGACCTCTGGGCCTTTAATGAAGAGCTTGTGGCCCGGGCCATTGCACAATGCCGGATTCCTGTGATCAGTGCCGTGGGGCATGAAACCGATGTAACGATTGCTGATCTGGTTGCCGATCAAAGAGCATTGACTCCCAGTGAAGCCGCCGAGCGTGTCATCCCGGTCAAAGCGGAGTGGGTTCAACATCTCGATCAGCTCCGTGATAGGCTCTGCTCCTCGCTGGTCGGATTGACAAACAGTCGTCGCAAAGAACTTGAGCAACTGAAGAAGCGAAGAGCCCTGGCGAAGCCACTGGAGCAGATCCATCGTTTCTCGCGTGAGTTGGATGATCTCGAGACTCGTCTTAAACAAGGCTGGAAGAGAAAACTAGCCAGTCTGAATGCAGAACTGGAGAGTGCGGGCCGGGCACTCCAGGCATTGAGTCCACTGGCAGTGCTGGAACGTGGCTTTTCGATCAGCAAACGAGTACCCGGTGGTGAGCTGATTCAATCCGTCAATCAAGTGCAGGTGGGTGATCAATTGGCGACTTTGGTGGCCGATGGACAGATTCTCAGCCAGGTTTTGCAAGTTGATGCGGACGATGATCAGTAA
- a CDS encoding ArnT family glycosyltransferase: MMLTTRQRWGLLLAVVLVFFTGLGSPWLFDEDEPKNAECGREMYVRGDWLVPTFNEDLRTDKPILIYWLMLTSFHLFGVSELTARLHSSILSVGSVLLVWQLGKSLFRSETGLLAGLILGTSLMFAAVGRSVTPDATLIFCILLTMTAYVTAVARRHGGKFGQPDSDGNVVAQRLWGEYVPQSTWEFASIYASMGLAVLAKGPIGFLLPMAIWGQFLLLQRYRDRTECGNSVIDARQHWLSRTFLMTWELYHPRAFWEALREMRVVQGTLITALVALPWYIAVGFATQGAWLAGFLGGHNVDRFMRPMENHSGPIIYYIPVIALGFFPWSIFLPAGIWQMTRQVRKPSNDRAAVTFVATWAVVWIGFFSIASTKLPNYVLPSYPALALLVANYLSEWMQEASHIRSLGFRNACRLLSVVGIVAIPALIYATSVYLPNEVWLASLGVIPLVGGVLAFSAAQKALRHRAVAICCASALLLSLGMMGVAAPRISRYQDSPQLAKLIRHEANGRPVRIATHNYSAPNVVFYAAQRIERLDSPQDITKFFVEAPEGYLITRADRMEDIVDALPQEITILHRMPRFLRRHDLIVLGNQSKAASMTAAAQDLDRLRWQ, from the coding sequence ATGATGCTGACAACTCGACAACGATGGGGTCTTTTGCTGGCCGTGGTGCTGGTCTTTTTCACTGGCCTGGGAAGCCCATGGCTCTTTGATGAAGATGAGCCCAAAAATGCCGAGTGCGGCCGTGAAATGTATGTTCGCGGCGACTGGCTCGTCCCTACATTCAACGAAGATCTCCGCACTGACAAACCCATTCTCATTTATTGGTTGATGCTGACCTCGTTCCACCTCTTTGGCGTTTCCGAACTCACCGCCCGGCTGCATTCCTCCATCTTGTCTGTAGGAAGTGTCCTGCTTGTCTGGCAGTTGGGAAAATCACTCTTCAGGTCAGAAACTGGTCTCCTGGCAGGTTTAATTCTCGGCACGAGCCTGATGTTTGCCGCCGTTGGTCGATCAGTCACCCCCGATGCGACATTAATCTTCTGCATTCTTCTGACAATGACCGCTTACGTCACTGCCGTCGCCCGTCGTCATGGCGGAAAATTCGGCCAGCCCGATAGTGATGGCAATGTGGTGGCCCAAAGATTGTGGGGTGAATACGTTCCCCAATCGACCTGGGAGTTCGCCAGCATCTATGCCAGCATGGGCTTAGCAGTTCTTGCCAAAGGCCCGATTGGTTTTCTACTTCCCATGGCAATCTGGGGGCAATTCCTCTTGTTGCAAAGGTATCGAGACCGCACTGAGTGCGGAAACAGCGTCATCGATGCCAGACAGCATTGGTTGAGCCGGACATTCCTCATGACGTGGGAGTTGTACCATCCCCGTGCCTTCTGGGAGGCACTCCGCGAGATGCGAGTCGTTCAAGGAACGTTGATAACGGCGCTTGTGGCCTTGCCATGGTACATTGCCGTCGGGTTTGCAACTCAAGGAGCATGGCTCGCAGGTTTTCTTGGCGGGCATAATGTCGATCGCTTCATGCGGCCGATGGAGAATCACTCTGGCCCTATCATCTACTACATTCCCGTGATTGCTCTCGGCTTCTTCCCCTGGTCGATTTTTCTGCCTGCAGGGATCTGGCAGATGACCCGACAAGTGCGAAAACCTTCAAATGACCGTGCGGCAGTCACGTTTGTCGCCACCTGGGCCGTGGTCTGGATTGGTTTCTTTTCAATTGCCAGCACCAAACTGCCCAACTATGTCTTGCCCAGCTATCCCGCTCTCGCCTTACTGGTGGCCAATTACCTTTCCGAATGGATGCAGGAAGCCTCTCACATCCGTTCGCTGGGATTTCGCAATGCCTGCCGACTCCTTTCGGTAGTTGGCATCGTCGCTATTCCAGCCCTGATCTACGCCACCAGCGTTTATCTGCCAAATGAAGTCTGGCTTGCCAGTCTGGGTGTGATTCCACTGGTTGGTGGGGTCCTGGCTTTCAGCGCCGCTCAAAAGGCACTCAGGCATCGTGCCGTTGCCATCTGTTGTGCTTCGGCTTTGCTGCTTTCCTTAGGCATGATGGGCGTCGCTGCCCCACGGATCAGCCGCTACCAGGATTCTCCTCAATTGGCCAAACTGATCCGACACGAAGCCAACGGACGCCCGGTGCGGATCGCGACACACAATTATTCAGCCCCCAATGTCGTTTTTTATGCGGCACAGCGCATCGAAAGGCTCGATTCTCCTCAAGACATTACAAAGTTCTTTGTGGAGGCTCCCGAAGGTTATCTCATTACCCGGGCCGACCGCATGGAAGACATTGTTGATGCTCTCCCCCAGGAGATTACGATCCTGCACCGCATGCCCAGGTTTCTTCGCCGACACGATCTCATCGTGCTGGGTAATCAGAGTAAAGCCGCATCAATGACCGCTGCGGCACAAGATCTGGATCGTCTCCGCTGGCAATAA
- a CDS encoding sensor histidine kinase, whose protein sequence is MRGDLPALDARLNALSAEFDIPSEEGKDRNSKLSQPLSGINPHSTREGSKSDKSAQGSVSRSSTSQGSTSQAHELEPQTSSSTSSSKAPQRRSFQAHYSVLMPLIIPVAVFGQTAVLLCILLFGTPISSLIVYFFCLGGVLISAMIAARYEADAARRLGQPENRTQLTADLVLFRNIISEANHLLQQAEKRTAEAVHARATVEARFKVQKRHVRRLEMALDDIEQPVVVTDVNGHALYQNESARSLYKQISQKLAREIQEQTGLIDILEGMRPLLQETLTRRVASDRRTADIPCLATTYRIHAHTLKENENTLLGAALVLQDIGREVQDRSRHAEFVSSVCHEFKTPMSSIKAYAELLRDGEIDEAEEQQKILVFIDEQVDRLSRLVDNMLNLARIESGVIRVQRKDVEINRLLKSALDVVTPQATAKSQTVESLLSDLYIPAHVDEDLFSQAVVNLLSNAVKYTPVGGKIFLKSRLEEDRVLIEVRDTGMGIPAASLPRLFERFYRVPENMKAAAGTGLGLALVKYIISSIHDGSITVSSKQGEGSCFTISIPAGHRIRKTHRVNDHVLLDN, encoded by the coding sequence ATGAGGGGCGATCTGCCTGCACTCGATGCCAGGCTCAATGCCCTCTCGGCCGAGTTCGATATTCCCTCAGAAGAGGGAAAGGATCGAAATTCCAAGCTCAGTCAACCGCTTTCGGGAATCAACCCTCACTCGACCAGAGAGGGATCGAAATCTGACAAGTCCGCTCAGGGTTCAGTTTCTCGCAGTTCAACTTCTCAGGGTTCAACTTCTCAGGCGCACGAACTGGAACCACAGACTTCTTCGAGCACATCGTCCAGCAAGGCACCACAGCGGCGGAGTTTTCAGGCTCATTATTCGGTTCTTATGCCGCTGATTATCCCTGTGGCTGTCTTTGGTCAAACCGCTGTACTGCTATGTATTCTGCTGTTTGGTACTCCCATCAGTTCTTTGATCGTCTATTTTTTCTGTCTGGGTGGCGTGCTGATCAGTGCCATGATTGCGGCTCGCTACGAAGCCGATGCCGCCAGGAGGCTTGGTCAACCCGAGAATCGCACACAGTTAACGGCGGATCTGGTGCTGTTTCGAAACATCATCTCGGAAGCCAACCATCTCTTACAGCAGGCAGAGAAACGAACAGCCGAAGCAGTGCATGCCCGCGCGACTGTCGAAGCGCGATTCAAAGTGCAGAAACGTCACGTCCGCCGTCTGGAAATGGCCCTAGATGATATTGAACAACCAGTGGTCGTGACCGATGTGAATGGACATGCGCTGTACCAGAACGAATCTGCGAGAAGTCTTTACAAACAGATCAGCCAGAAACTTGCACGGGAAATTCAAGAACAGACGGGTCTGATCGATATCCTCGAAGGGATGAGGCCGCTGCTGCAGGAGACTTTGACTCGGCGAGTAGCGAGTGATCGGAGAACAGCCGATATTCCATGTCTGGCCACAACGTATCGAATTCATGCGCATACTCTCAAAGAGAACGAAAACACCCTGCTGGGGGCTGCGCTGGTTCTGCAGGACATCGGGCGAGAGGTGCAGGATCGTAGCCGACATGCGGAGTTTGTGTCTTCGGTCTGCCACGAGTTCAAGACACCCATGTCAAGCATCAAAGCTTATGCTGAGCTCTTGCGCGATGGCGAGATTGATGAAGCTGAAGAACAGCAGAAGATTCTGGTGTTTATCGATGAACAGGTCGATCGCCTGAGCCGACTGGTCGACAATATGCTGAATCTGGCGCGGATTGAAAGTGGTGTGATTCGAGTTCAGCGAAAAGATGTCGAAATCAACCGCTTGCTCAAGAGTGCGCTCGACGTGGTGACTCCTCAGGCTACCGCTAAATCACAGACTGTCGAATCGTTACTGAGTGATCTCTATATCCCGGCCCATGTGGATGAAGACCTCTTCAGCCAGGCCGTCGTGAACCTGCTCTCAAATGCAGTGAAGTACACTCCTGTCGGTGGGAAAATCTTTCTCAAAAGCCGACTGGAAGAAGATCGTGTCCTGATTGAAGTCCGGGATACCGGCATGGGGATTCCTGCGGCCAGCCTGCCTCGACTCTTTGAGCGGTTTTATCGAGTCCCTGAGAATATGAAAGCTGCTGCTGGAACGGGTTTAGGCCTGGCACTTGTGAAGTACATCATATCCAGCATCCACGATGGTTCCATCACCGTCTCTTCCAAACAAGGTGAAGGAAGCTGCTTTACGATCAGCATACCGGCTGGTCATCGCATTCGAAAAACACATCGTGTCAACGACCACGTCCTACTGGATAACTGA
- a CDS encoding tetratricopeptide repeat protein has protein sequence MPVRLVNIRRFACAASLAWAIGSTVGCAPMSGWVMNSSGAAYYQRGEFEMARNEFARAVYDDPLNPDYRFNLAVAQSRLGQVAEAEQILQHNLTIDPSHEPTYAALSRLMIDTGRSSEAVGVMQTWVGSQPYNPDAYVGLASAQQKTGDLSAAQQTLQQALRVQPNEPKVLAQLGEIHQAQGNVAMASQMYQQSLAANVHQPDVQAKLMATANQAHPGSMPATQLAQSMPKVPSVLQPIASGQKTPVSPTAAPTSIARRAPQNAHQAVQQQAHNQPAMNQVAQHRPALQPIPARQPTPIAASPAVNAPAPMTMANQVSAIPQGNVVQWQAPAQVPGYRYVILPQPVAFMVPQGQITQQHQVSYQPVMSQPAGIQPAMLPQAVVTQAQPVQTQPMQVVYQWPQSYGVPANGMTAMVIPQASQPQTTYGAQAMMSPATQNFATQNHATTFTPPLYQQQPAAVRSPMVSSVPSPGTSETIFPVSYHPLPMTNATSRKDASPVETSAPSQVPAFTPPPHEPTVVSASHTTTAPATTSNRNGRPIQVLSTPSETLVLPGVIQQPSSPTTNLETSATNVHVPPAPTRTGQPAVVAPPTSLVSQTTTELPPGF, from the coding sequence ATGCCTGTTCGTCTTGTCAACATTCGTCGTTTTGCCTGTGCTGCCAGTCTGGCCTGGGCAATTGGATCTACTGTTGGTTGTGCCCCCATGAGTGGCTGGGTGATGAACAGTTCTGGTGCGGCGTACTACCAGCGCGGTGAGTTTGAAATGGCTCGCAATGAGTTTGCGAGAGCTGTCTATGATGACCCGCTCAATCCTGACTATCGTTTCAATCTGGCTGTGGCCCAGTCGCGACTTGGACAAGTCGCGGAGGCGGAACAGATTCTGCAGCACAATTTAACCATTGATCCTTCGCACGAACCCACTTACGCAGCGCTCTCACGACTGATGATCGATACGGGACGCTCTTCCGAAGCTGTCGGAGTGATGCAGACCTGGGTGGGTTCACAGCCTTACAACCCTGATGCTTATGTCGGCCTGGCCTCGGCTCAACAGAAGACAGGTGATCTGAGTGCAGCTCAGCAGACATTGCAGCAGGCACTGCGAGTCCAGCCCAACGAGCCCAAAGTTCTCGCGCAACTGGGCGAGATCCATCAGGCTCAGGGGAATGTGGCCATGGCCAGCCAGATGTATCAGCAGTCATTGGCAGCGAATGTGCATCAGCCGGATGTGCAGGCGAAACTCATGGCGACTGCCAACCAGGCCCATCCGGGAAGTATGCCCGCAACACAGCTTGCTCAATCGATGCCCAAAGTCCCTTCAGTTCTGCAGCCAATCGCATCCGGCCAGAAAACCCCTGTCTCGCCGACTGCCGCACCAACTTCGATCGCCCGGCGGGCCCCGCAAAATGCCCATCAGGCTGTCCAGCAGCAGGCCCACAACCAACCTGCCATGAATCAGGTGGCTCAGCACCGACCAGCATTGCAGCCCATTCCGGCTCGTCAGCCGACACCGATTGCAGCTTCGCCTGCTGTGAATGCCCCTGCTCCAATGACAATGGCCAATCAGGTCTCGGCTATACCACAAGGGAATGTGGTGCAATGGCAGGCACCTGCTCAGGTCCCGGGATATCGGTATGTGATTCTGCCACAGCCAGTCGCCTTCATGGTGCCGCAGGGACAGATTACCCAGCAACATCAGGTTTCTTATCAGCCGGTGATGTCACAACCAGCGGGAATTCAGCCTGCCATGCTCCCACAGGCTGTTGTGACTCAGGCACAGCCCGTTCAGACTCAACCGATGCAGGTGGTTTACCAGTGGCCTCAAAGTTATGGAGTACCAGCCAATGGCATGACGGCCATGGTGATTCCACAAGCTTCGCAGCCACAAACTACATACGGCGCCCAGGCCATGATGTCACCGGCGACACAGAATTTCGCAACACAGAATCATGCCACGACATTTACGCCGCCATTGTACCAGCAGCAACCAGCGGCCGTTCGTTCGCCGATGGTCAGTTCGGTGCCAAGTCCCGGAACATCCGAGACGATCTTCCCGGTCAGCTATCATCCATTGCCGATGACGAACGCCACCAGCCGTAAAGACGCTTCCCCTGTAGAAACGTCAGCACCATCTCAGGTTCCAGCCTTTACACCTCCCCCGCATGAACCAACCGTGGTGAGTGCATCGCACACGACGACTGCTCCCGCGACAACATCGAACCGCAATGGCAGGCCAATTCAGGTGCTCTCGACACCCTCGGAAACACTGGTGTTGCCGGGAGTGATCCAACAGCCCTCGTCACCGACCACAAATCTCGAAACCTCAGCGACAAATGTGCATGTTCCACCGGCTCCCACCAGAACTGGCCAGCCAGCGGTTGTTGCACCGCCAACATCGCTGGTCTCTCAGACCACAACGGAATTGCCGCCAGGCTTCTAA